The DNA region ATTATCCTAAAGAGGGTATATTATTTAGAGATATCACAACCTTATTAAAAGATAAAGATGCTTTTAAGTTTGCAATAGATGCTATGGCTAAGCAAGTTGAAGATAAAAAAATAGATTATATAGTAGGAGCTGAGAGCAGAGGATTTTTAATAGGTTCTGCTTTGGCTTATAGATTAAACTGCGGATTTGTGCCTGTTAGAAAGAAAGGTAAATTGCCTTGCAAAACTATATCAGAAGAATATGCATTAGAGTATGGTACAGACTCTTTATATATGCATGAAGATGCTATAAATAAAGGAGCTAATGTGCTTATAGTAGATGATTTAATTGCTACAGGAGGAACTGCTTTAGCTATGATGAAAATGGTTGAAAGACTTGGAGGCAATATAGTTGGTTCTTCTTTTTTAATAGAATTAAAAGAATTAAATGGAAGAAAAGATATAGGCAAATATCCTGTTAATGTTTTAATAGAATATTAAACTTTTTTATTTACAAAAATAAATATAAAAAATAAAGAATAGGAATTATAATATAACTCCTATTCTTTTTTATTTGCATATTTTATTATTTACAAAATTTATTTAGCTAATTTAGCATAATAAAACTTATGAGCACCAAGCGGGTCAAATATTACACCAGATAATTTTTTGCTAATCATAATAGGGTCAGTATAGAAATAAAGAGGAATTAAACCCATATCATTCATAAGTATATCTTCTGCTTCATGCATAGCTTTCATTCTAACATCTTGGTCTATAGTAGACATAGCAAGTTTTAGTTTATCATCATAATTTTTATTAGAATAACCGCCATTGTTTTGTACGCTATAGCTTAAGAATACCCCAAGAAAACTCATAGGGTCATTATAATCAGCTATCCAACCATGGCGAGCAATCATATAGTTTTTATTTTGTCTAGTATCTTGGAAAGTAGCCCATTCTTCTTGAGCTATAGTAGAATCTATGTTTAAATTCTCTTTCCACATCTGCTGCACTGCCTCAAATATCTGTATATGTTCACCAGAATTTGATTTGAACTCTATTACAGGAAATCCATCACCATTAGGATAACCAGCTTCAGCAAGCAATCTTTTTGCCTCTTCTACATTCTTTTTATAATCTTCAGTTTTTATGCCGTAATAATCGCCTCCAACTTCTCTAAAATCTCCATTAACATCATTAACACCGCTAGGAACCCAAGCACTTGCAGGAAGCTGTCCGCCTCTTGTAACTTGCTCTACTAAATAATTTCTATCTATTGCCAAAGTTAAAGCCTTTCTTACTCTCACATCTTTTAATACACTATTTGTAATATTAATACAATAATAATATGTACCTAAATATGGTGATATATGCATTAAACCTTCGCTTTGTAATGTTTCTATATCCTGAAGAGGAGGGTTGTTTCCAAAATGTATAGAACCTTCTTTTATACCAGCTACAGCAGCAGTACCATTTTGCATAAGTATAAATACTAATTTTTCTGGTACAATATTTTCACTATTCCAATAATTAGTGTTTTTTATCATTACAAGTCTGTCGTCAGTTCTTCTTTCTACCAAAGTGAAAGGACCATTGCCTATATATGTATCTGGTGAAAGAGTCCAATTATCTTTATTTTCTTCTATTATATCTTTTCTAACAGGGTAGAATGTAGGAAAAGCAGCAAGTTCTAAAAAATAAGCAGTAGGTGCATTTAATTTTACTTCAAGAGTGTTTTCATCTATAGCTTTAATACCCAAATCTGTAACAGGTTTTTTTCCAGAATTAATATCCATAGCATTTAATACAGGCTCAAATTGATAAGCATATTCAGAAGCTGTAATTGGATCAACAGCTCTCTGCCAAGAATAAACAAAGTCTTCAGCTGTAATCTTTTTACCGTCAGACCATTTAGCATTTTCTCTTATATGGAATGTGTAAGTTAAACCGTCTTCACTTATATCCCAGCTTTCTGCAACGCCTGGTATTATTTTATTATCTTTATCTCTAGTAGCTAAACCTTCAAAAGCATGCTGAATATATATGCTTCCATCTACTGTAGAGTTTAATGCAGGGTCTATAGTTTTAGGCTCTGGACCTACATTAATATATATTGCTCCTTCATCTGCTTTATTTCCGCCGCAAGAGATTGATACAATCATTAAAACAGATAAGAGTAATAAAGTTAAATGTTTCATAATTTTTATTCTCCTATTTTTTTATATTAATTTTTATTATATTTTGTATGATGATATTGTCAATTATTTTATGAAATTATTATGTATTTTTATAATTCATTATTTTTTATTTTTTCTTCAGCATTTTTAAAATATCTATCATAAGCTTTTTTACAATAGTTTTCATGTTTGCTTTTTTGATTTGTTGGAGGGTTTTCAAATTTATAAGGTCCGTTTACTTTCCAAGCGGTAAGTATTCCTATATTGATTGCATCTACTGGACATCTAAAAGCACAGCTTGCACACATAACACATTTATTTTTAAACTTAATGTTTCCATTATCATCATTATAAATATTGTTAACAGGGCATTTTTTTACGCATAAATTACAATGAGTACATATGTTTTTTACTTTAAAAAGGTTGCCATTAACTTTCATAGCAGGGTGCTCTATTCTAAAAAGAAAAGCAATAAATCTTCCAAATGGAAATTTTTTAAGAAATACTTGTTTATTTTCTAATATCTCTTTTAAATCTATAGCACATAATTGTTTGGCAGCTTTCCACATCTTTGAAGCCATCTCATCAGTATGTCTAAATACCAAATTATAAGGCATAACATAATGATACTCATTCGTAAGTATATAGCCTTTTTTATTTAATCTAGCCATTAAAGGTTCTGATGAAATGTTGTTTATTGATAGAGGTTCTCCGGAAGTTTTTAATATAAAGATTTTTTTATCTTTACTTTGAGGAAATAATTTTATTAAATCAAAAATTGGATATGGAGCATTAAAACCATGAATAGGGTAGGCTAATCCTACATAATCATAATCATTTGGATTTGGTAAATTATCAAAATTGTCTGTAACTTTATATATAGTGATATTTATATTATTTTCTTCAAAATTTTTTTTATATTCATTTACAATTTTTTCTGTATTACCTGTACCAGAAAAATAATATATTATTGCATTTTTATTCATATTATAAACGCCTTTATATTTTTAATTTTATTTATTATAACAAAAAAATATAATATTTAAAGTTTAATTATTATTTAAGATTTTTACATATTAGCTCAGCTTGACTTTTGCTAATAAATAGTTAAAATATAAATAAAGATTAGGATATACTTTATATTATGAATTTCAAATTAATTTTTATAACACTCATCAGTTCAATTTTAATTTCTTGTTATAGTCCATTTTTTCTTACAGATACTGAGGGCTTTTCTGTATATAGATCTTCTTCATCTGGAAGCGGATTATCTTCAGATTTTATAAAAGCAACTATCGCAAAAGAAACAGAAAACTTAATTGTATATGTAGAAAAAGATGAGAGTTATAATTCCAGCAGTTTAGATTTAGTTTGTAATGAATTTGAAAAACATTATGCAAAAGAAAAATCAATTTACGGCAATCATACAGATGTTGATAATAATGGTAAGATTATTATTTTATTTTTAGATTTAAATCCTGAATCTGGAAATGGTTCTATACTTAATGGATATTTTAACCCTGCTGATTTAATAGATGATCAGGGTAATAATGCTGATATGC from Brachyspira pilosicoli P43/6/78 includes:
- a CDS encoding EFR1 family ferrodoxin (N-terminal region resembles flavodoxins. C-terminal ferrodoxin region binds two 4Fe-4S clusters.); this encodes MNKNAIIYYFSGTGNTEKIVNEYKKNFEENNINITIYKVTDNFDNLPNPNDYDYVGLAYPIHGFNAPYPIFDLIKLFPQSKDKKIFILKTSGEPLSINNISSEPLMARLNKKGYILTNEYHYVMPYNLVFRHTDEMASKMWKAAKQLCAIDLKEILENKQVFLKKFPFGRFIAFLFRIEHPAMKVNGNLFKVKNICTHCNLCVKKCPVNNIYNDDNGNIKFKNKCVMCASCAFRCPVDAINIGILTAWKVNGPYKFENPPTNQKSKHENYCKKAYDRYFKNAEEKIKNNEL
- a CDS encoding adenine phosphoribosyltransferase; this translates as MDLKNYIRNIQDYPKEGILFRDITTLLKDKDAFKFAIDAMAKQVEDKKIDYIVGAESRGFLIGSALAYRLNCGFVPVRKKGKLPCKTISEEYALEYGTDSLYMHEDAINKGANVLIVDDLIATGGTALAMMKMVERLGGNIVGSSFLIELKELNGRKDIGKYPVNVLIEY
- a CDS encoding peptide ABC transporter substrate-binding protein, translating into MKHLTLLLLSVLMIVSISCGGNKADEGAIYINVGPEPKTIDPALNSTVDGSIYIQHAFEGLATRDKDNKIIPGVAESWDISEDGLTYTFHIRENAKWSDGKKITAEDFVYSWQRAVDPITASEYAYQFEPVLNAMDINSGKKPVTDLGIKAIDENTLEVKLNAPTAYFLELAAFPTFYPVRKDIIEENKDNWTLSPDTYIGNGPFTLVERRTDDRLVMIKNTNYWNSENIVPEKLVFILMQNGTAAVAGIKEGSIHFGNNPPLQDIETLQSEGLMHISPYLGTYYYCINITNSVLKDVRVRKALTLAIDRNYLVEQVTRGGQLPASAWVPSGVNDVNGDFREVGGDYYGIKTEDYKKNVEEAKRLLAEAGYPNGDGFPVIEFKSNSGEHIQIFEAVQQMWKENLNIDSTIAQEEWATFQDTRQNKNYMIARHGWIADYNDPMSFLGVFLSYSVQNNGGYSNKNYDDKLKLAMSTIDQDVRMKAMHEAEDILMNDMGLIPLYFYTDPIMISKKLSGVIFDPLGAHKFYYAKLAK